A part of Paenibacillus sp. IHBB 10380 genomic DNA contains:
- the rihC gene encoding ribonucleoside hydrolase RihC: MTKRPIIIDTDPGIDDAVALAIALYSEELDVRLITTVAGNVGLDKVTTNALRLLKFFNKNIPVALGAERPLIKEPIDASDIHGSTGMDGFDFEEPTEDLVLKENAVNAMYRVIMESEVPITIVPIGPLTNIALLLKLYPEVKANIAEIVLMGGSTARGNAGVMAEFNIFADPEAAKIVFQSNLPIVMVGLDVGLKALVYPEDSEQLKDMNQTGRMIYQLFQKYRGGSMKTGLKMYDSCAIAYLLKPEMFQVTDTFVDVELNGSMTTGCTVVDFKGYLGKSSNAKVCVDIDPQMFKQWFMESLKKCN, from the coding sequence ATGACAAAAAGACCTATTATTATTGATACAGACCCTGGGATTGATGATGCAGTTGCCCTTGCAATAGCACTCTACAGTGAAGAATTAGATGTTCGTTTAATTACCACCGTTGCTGGAAATGTTGGACTTGATAAGGTAACGACTAACGCCTTAAGATTACTGAAATTTTTCAATAAAAATATACCCGTGGCCCTAGGAGCTGAAAGACCGCTTATCAAGGAACCTATAGATGCAAGTGATATACATGGATCTACGGGGATGGACGGATTTGATTTTGAAGAGCCAACAGAAGATCTTGTATTAAAAGAGAATGCCGTGAATGCAATGTATCGTGTCATTATGGAAAGTGAAGTACCCATCACAATAGTTCCTATTGGTCCATTAACGAATATTGCACTCTTATTAAAACTGTATCCAGAAGTGAAAGCAAATATTGCTGAAATTGTATTAATGGGAGGCTCCACAGCTCGAGGAAATGCAGGAGTGATGGCGGAATTTAATATTTTTGCCGATCCAGAAGCAGCAAAAATAGTGTTCCAAAGCAATCTGCCTATTGTTATGGTGGGACTCGATGTTGGATTGAAGGCTCTAGTGTACCCTGAAGATAGTGAGCAATTAAAAGATATGAATCAGACGGGTAGAATGATTTATCAATTATTCCAAAAATATAGAGGCGGAAGCATGAAAACAGGCTTGAAAATGTATGACAGCTGTGCAATTGCCTACCTACTAAAACCTGAAATGTTTCAAGTGACGGATACATTTGTTGATGTGGAGTTAAATGGTTCCATGACAACGGGTTGTACAGTGGTGGATTTCAAAGGATATCTAGGAAAGTCCAGTAATGCAAAAGTATGTGTAGATATCGATCCACAAATGTTTAAGCAATGGTTTATGGAAAGTTTGAAAAAATGTAATTAA
- the dcuC gene encoding C4-dicarboxylate transporter DcuC — translation MDSNLVMYASAIVAVLIVIYMLIKKMDIKITLFLMGIVLILISMGMGKEIAVKDFISTGSIWLDPLQVIVVQFKQTFGAAGFIILMLGGYTAYMSSIGANEVTVNALTKPISKIKSVYVLVPIVFLLGNALSLVIPSASNLAIILLATLFPILRKTGMSALTAGAVIATSATIVPTPLGSDNVAIAEELAKHSSFAGLTVTDYVFNYHALVSIPTLIFIAVVHYFWQKRMDKKSNLHLQAGNEDNVEVGNAEVISGGKLYKTVYALLPIFPIILLLGAYGVQLTTGNSVDISVEVATLVSFVLAIVCELIRHKGNKNVLEKTEAFFKGMGGAVPIVALLVAASVFVTGLKSIGLVDELQSAMQNIQGNGLDFILPLVIVALTALIVILSGSGTALIFAMVPLIVPLAVAAGISPIALSVPMGLSGNLFRAVSPVAAVVLIVAGTIKVDPIAIVKRTSVPMIAGVVFMFILSMIIFL, via the coding sequence ATGGATTCGAATTTAGTAATGTACGCCTCTGCTATCGTTGCTGTATTAATCGTAATTTATATGTTAATTAAAAAAATGGATATAAAAATCACACTTTTCTTAATGGGTATAGTACTCATATTGATTAGTATGGGTATGGGAAAAGAGATAGCAGTTAAAGACTTTATATCAACGGGATCTATCTGGCTAGATCCGCTCCAGGTCATAGTCGTGCAGTTCAAACAAACTTTCGGTGCTGCAGGATTTATTATTCTCATGCTAGGCGGATACACAGCCTATATGTCTTCAATTGGTGCAAATGAAGTAACGGTGAATGCTCTAACGAAACCAATATCAAAAATCAAATCAGTGTATGTTTTAGTTCCTATCGTATTTTTATTAGGGAATGCACTTTCACTCGTTATTCCTAGTGCTTCAAATTTAGCAATCATATTACTTGCAACCTTATTTCCAATATTAAGAAAAACGGGTATGTCTGCTTTGACGGCCGGTGCTGTTATTGCTACTTCAGCAACTATAGTCCCAACTCCTTTAGGAAGCGACAATGTGGCGATAGCTGAAGAATTGGCAAAACATTCATCATTCGCAGGCTTAACTGTAACAGACTATGTATTTAACTATCATGCCTTAGTTTCAATACCAACGTTGATATTTATAGCTGTCGTTCATTACTTCTGGCAGAAGAGAATGGATAAAAAATCAAATCTACATTTACAAGCTGGAAACGAAGACAATGTTGAAGTAGGCAATGCCGAAGTAATCAGTGGGGGGAAGTTATATAAAACGGTATATGCGCTTCTTCCTATCTTCCCAATTATTCTTTTATTAGGTGCTTACGGTGTGCAACTTACTACAGGTAATTCAGTAGATATTAGTGTTGAGGTGGCAACATTAGTTTCGTTTGTCCTCGCTATAGTATGTGAGTTAATTAGACATAAGGGGAATAAGAACGTTCTAGAAAAGACGGAAGCCTTCTTTAAAGGAATGGGTGGAGCTGTTCCCATCGTGGCATTGTTAGTTGCTGCCTCCGTTTTTGTAACAGGTTTAAAGTCAATTGGCTTGGTTGACGAGCTTCAATCAGCGATGCAAAATATTCAAGGGAATGGGTTAGACTTTATTCTACCTCTTGTAATAGTAGCCTTGACTGCTCTTATAGTCATATTAAGCGGAAGTGGTACTGCTCTGATTTTTGCAATGGTGCCTTTAATCGTTCCATTAGCTGTAGCAGCTGGAATTAGCCCAATCGCGCTTTCTGTTCCTATGGGTCTATCAGGAAACCTATTCCGAGCTGTTTCTCCTGTAGCTGCAGTGGTGTTAATCGTTGCTGGAACAATTAAAGTCGATCCAATTGCCATTGTAAAAAGAACATCCGTACCTATGATTGCTGGTGTAGTATTTATGTTTATATTATCCATGATTATTTTCCTGTAA
- the hrcA gene encoding heat-inducible transcriptional repressor HrcA translates to MLTERQRMILNAIVDDYIRSAEPVGSRSISKRGDVGYSPATIRNEMADLEELGFLEQPHTSAGRIPSHKGYRYYVDHMAPWNSLKPAELETMRTFFAEKLNAMEQVIQQSAMILSHMTNYTSILLGPEVFHTSLRHFQLLPINETTAVAIIVTSTGQVENKTVKIPQGVSVSEMERVVNLLNSKLINVPLYKLKSRLYSEISQELERHTSHYEELLLVLDSVLDNDNEQRVYLSGTTNMLTQPEFKDVDKVKTILDLLEETPTLMKMMSPTLGDGGIHVRIGTENDHEAFANCSLITATYSLEGEALGTIGILGPTRMDYARVMNILGILSKDLTTLLSHWYK, encoded by the coding sequence ATGTTAACCGAACGCCAAAGAATGATACTCAATGCCATAGTTGACGATTATATCCGATCTGCCGAGCCCGTCGGTTCTCGTAGCATTTCCAAGCGAGGAGACGTTGGTTATAGCCCAGCTACGATTCGTAATGAAATGGCTGACCTGGAGGAATTAGGATTTCTAGAACAACCTCATACCTCCGCGGGGAGAATACCTTCCCATAAAGGTTACCGTTACTATGTGGATCATATGGCTCCATGGAATTCACTTAAGCCTGCTGAGCTAGAAACGATGCGCACATTTTTTGCCGAGAAATTAAATGCTATGGAACAAGTGATTCAACAATCTGCAATGATTCTTTCCCATATGACGAACTATACCTCGATTCTTCTTGGCCCGGAAGTGTTTCATACATCATTGCGTCATTTTCAATTGCTTCCGATCAATGAGACTACAGCAGTTGCAATTATTGTAACTAGTACAGGTCAAGTAGAGAACAAGACGGTAAAAATTCCTCAGGGAGTTTCTGTTTCAGAAATGGAGAGAGTGGTAAATTTGCTTAATAGCAAATTAATCAACGTTCCTCTCTATAAGTTGAAATCTCGTCTGTACTCGGAGATCAGTCAGGAATTGGAACGTCATACTTCGCACTATGAGGAGTTGCTCCTCGTGCTTGATTCTGTGCTTGATAATGATAATGAGCAGCGCGTATACCTAAGCGGTACAACGAATATGCTGACTCAACCCGAGTTCAAAGATGTAGATAAAGTGAAGACCATTCTAGATTTACTTGAAGAAACACCCACATTAATGAAAATGATGTCGCCTACCTTAGGAGACGGGGGTATTCACGTCCGAATCGGTACTGAGAATGATCATGAAGCTTTTGCTAACTGTAGCTTGATTACTGCGACATATTCTCTGGAAGGCGAGGCTTTAGGAACCATTGGAATTCTAGGGCCGACGCGCATGGATTATGCAAGAGTCATGAATATTCTTGGGATACTCTCCAAAGATTTAACGACATTATTGTCACATTGGTATAAATAG
- a CDS encoding TCP-1/cpn60 chaperonin family protein, translated as MSQGQQPVREGEERYATLLNNSNAVRAITSAVEGTLGPKGLDVMLVGARGEVIITNDGVTILDKIDVSHPAASLLIQVARSQQRKVGDGTTTATVLAGALVQEGVAQIVKGVPASKVVTGMLQGITFAIESLYRRVHVISGLEDPLLEKTAYVAGRERSDIVDLVMKAAVKIGIPKLTDPTFVLADSVVAIEKADHEVFEGILLRQKPIHVHGKSALEVTRILVLHDALEPELLDDEVLTTEAGFARFMELREQFGRELLRLSELGVGLILLERGIHPDAEQFCLDHEMMVIQRVGRHELGRICEMTGAVPLRRTALHKDCEQLERLLGCSPRVAYDEELQRVRIHSDGTSHEPVVTIIVGASTAEIVGESARITGDAASAVQAALAGGVLPGGGTVELAVSYELERRREAVKGMEAFGIAAVAAALRKPMSQILLNAGYNPLEKVEEARAAQHTEDCDSMGMDCDSGLVINYVTEGIVDPAPVKIHGLKAAGEVAAAILRIHNVIKMREEDERMNED; from the coding sequence ATGAGCCAAGGACAGCAGCCAGTTCGCGAAGGTGAGGAGCGTTATGCTACCTTGCTTAACAACAGCAACGCAGTCCGTGCCATTACTTCTGCGGTGGAAGGCACACTCGGTCCTAAAGGACTGGATGTTATGCTAGTAGGAGCCCGAGGAGAAGTTATTATTACCAATGACGGAGTCACGATTTTGGACAAAATAGATGTAAGCCATCCTGCAGCAAGCTTGCTTATTCAAGTGGCAAGATCACAGCAAAGGAAGGTGGGCGATGGGACAACCACAGCCACGGTATTAGCTGGAGCGCTAGTGCAAGAAGGTGTAGCACAGATCGTGAAGGGCGTACCCGCATCTAAAGTAGTCACAGGCATGCTTCAAGGCATTACATTCGCGATTGAATCATTATATCGCCGTGTTCATGTTATTTCAGGACTTGAAGATCCTTTGTTAGAGAAGACGGCTTATGTTGCGGGTCGTGAACGCAGTGATATTGTCGATCTGGTTATGAAGGCTGCTGTTAAGATAGGAATCCCAAAGCTTACGGATCCGACATTTGTTCTTGCTGATTCTGTCGTGGCTATTGAGAAGGCTGATCATGAAGTTTTTGAAGGTATTCTATTACGACAAAAGCCGATCCATGTTCATGGAAAGTCAGCATTAGAGGTTACTCGAATATTGGTACTTCATGATGCGCTTGAACCCGAATTATTGGACGACGAAGTGCTGACTACCGAAGCTGGCTTTGCTCGCTTTATGGAGCTGCGTGAACAATTCGGTAGGGAACTATTACGGTTATCAGAGCTTGGTGTAGGACTGATTTTGCTGGAGCGTGGAATTCATCCAGACGCGGAGCAGTTCTGCTTAGATCACGAAATGATGGTCATTCAACGCGTAGGACGCCATGAGCTGGGTAGGATATGCGAGATGACAGGCGCAGTTCCACTTCGTCGTACTGCGTTACATAAGGATTGTGAACAACTTGAGCGTCTATTAGGTTGTTCTCCTCGGGTTGCCTATGACGAAGAACTGCAGCGTGTTCGTATACACAGTGATGGAACAAGTCATGAACCCGTGGTTACAATCATTGTCGGAGCTAGCACGGCCGAAATAGTTGGAGAATCAGCACGTATTACAGGAGATGCTGCTTCAGCTGTTCAGGCAGCTTTAGCTGGTGGTGTATTGCCTGGTGGAGGAACAGTGGAACTTGCTGTATCCTATGAGTTAGAACGTCGCAGAGAGGCAGTCAAAGGCATGGAAGCTTTCGGAATCGCAGCTGTTGCAGCAGCATTACGTAAACCTATGTCGCAAATCCTGTTGAATGCTGGATATAACCCTCTGGAGAAAGTAGAAGAAGCACGAGCTGCACAACATACAGAGGATTGTGATAGTATGGGCATGGACTGTGATTCAGGTCTTGTCATTAATTATGTGACAGAAGGTATTGTGGATCCGGCACCCGTCAAGATCCACGGTCTGAAGGCAGCAGGTGAAGTGGCTGCAGCAATACTTCGTATTCATAACGTGATTAAAATGAGGGAAGAGGATGAACGGATGAATGAAGATTAA
- the grpE gene encoding nucleotide exchange factor GrpE encodes MKDEQQQEMNEIVEETVTQATEANVEQMESSLDQDASSLEAEVTRLQGLADENQQRLLRTQADFDNYRKRTQKEKEDFAKYASTQIINGLLPVIDNFERAIATAGDDTNFESFSKGVSMIFRQLEGVLQAEGLSAMETVGQAFNPEFHQAIMQVESEEYPEGTIVEEVQKGYMLKDKVLRPAMVKTSV; translated from the coding sequence TTGAAAGATGAACAACAGCAGGAAATGAACGAAATTGTAGAAGAAACGGTTACACAGGCTACAGAAGCGAATGTTGAACAAATGGAGTCTTCACTAGATCAGGACGCATCTTCTCTAGAGGCTGAAGTTACAAGACTTCAAGGACTTGCAGATGAGAATCAACAACGACTTCTTCGTACTCAGGCGGATTTTGATAACTATCGCAAACGTACACAAAAAGAGAAAGAAGACTTTGCTAAATACGCATCAACCCAGATCATAAACGGTTTATTGCCTGTTATTGATAATTTTGAGCGTGCCATTGCAACCGCTGGAGATGATACAAATTTTGAGTCTTTCTCCAAAGGCGTGAGTATGATCTTCCGTCAATTGGAAGGCGTATTGCAAGCTGAAGGATTGAGTGCAATGGAAACCGTAGGTCAAGCTTTTAATCCTGAATTTCATCAAGCTATTATGCAAGTGGAAAGTGAAGAATATCCTGAAGGTACAATTGTTGAAGAAGTACAAAAAGGATATATGTTAAAAGATAAAGTGCTTCGCCCAGCGATGGTTAAAACAAGCGTATAG
- the dnaK gene encoding molecular chaperone DnaK: MSKVIGIDLGTTNSCVAVMEGGEAVVIPNPEGARTTPSIVGFKKDGERLVGETAKRQSITNPDRTVMSIKRHIGTSHKENIDGKDYSSQEISAIILQKLKADAEAYLGQSVTQAVITVPAYFNDSQRQATKDAGKIAGLEVLRIVNEPTAAALAYGLEKTEDQTILVYDLGGGTFDVSILELGDGFFEVKATSGDNRLGGDDFDQLVIDYLVSEFKKDQGIDLSKDKSAVQRLKDAAEKAKKELSGVLTTTISLPFITVVDGVPQHLELNLTRAKFDELTNSLVERTLGPTRQALSDAGMTPNDIDKIVLVGGSTRIPAVQDAIKKLTGKDPHKGVNPDEVVALGAAVQAGVLTGEVKDVVLLDVTPLSLGIETAGGVFTKMIERNTTIPTSKSQIFSTYADNQPSVEIHVLQGERQMAAGNKTLGRFMLGDIPPAQRGIPQIEVTFDIDANGIVNVSATDKGTNKSQKITITSSSGLSDEEVERMMQDAEAHADEDRQRKELIEAKNNADQLVYSTDKVIKDLGDKVDEAEVEKANAAKEKVTAALESDNLEEITKATEELTEIVQQLSMKLYEQAAADAQQGEGAAEGDAGAGAKKDKVVDADYEVVDEDNKQG, from the coding sequence ATGAGTAAAGTAATTGGTATTGACTTAGGAACAACAAACTCTTGTGTGGCTGTAATGGAAGGCGGCGAAGCCGTAGTTATTCCAAACCCTGAAGGCGCACGTACAACCCCATCCATTGTAGGTTTTAAGAAAGATGGTGAACGTCTAGTTGGTGAAACAGCAAAGCGTCAATCCATTACGAATCCAGACCGTACAGTAATGTCAATCAAACGTCATATCGGTACGTCCCATAAAGAAAATATTGATGGCAAAGATTATTCATCCCAAGAAATTTCTGCTATTATCTTGCAAAAATTGAAAGCTGATGCAGAAGCATATCTAGGTCAATCGGTAACGCAAGCAGTTATTACGGTTCCAGCTTATTTCAATGATAGCCAACGTCAAGCAACTAAGGATGCAGGTAAAATTGCAGGACTAGAAGTTCTACGTATTGTGAATGAGCCAACGGCAGCTGCTTTAGCTTACGGTCTTGAAAAAACGGAAGATCAGACGATCCTTGTATATGACCTTGGTGGTGGTACATTTGACGTATCTATCCTTGAATTGGGTGACGGATTCTTCGAAGTAAAAGCAACAAGTGGAGATAACCGCTTAGGTGGAGATGATTTCGACCAACTTGTTATTGATTACCTCGTAAGTGAATTCAAGAAAGATCAAGGTATTGACCTTAGCAAAGATAAGTCTGCGGTTCAACGTCTGAAAGATGCTGCAGAAAAAGCGAAAAAGGAATTGTCCGGTGTATTGACAACGACTATTTCCTTGCCGTTCATTACTGTTGTTGACGGAGTACCACAGCATTTAGAGCTTAACTTAACTCGTGCTAAATTTGATGAACTAACAAATTCTTTAGTTGAACGTACACTTGGACCTACTCGTCAAGCGCTTAGTGATGCAGGTATGACTCCTAATGATATCGACAAAATCGTACTTGTTGGTGGATCTACTCGTATTCCTGCAGTTCAAGATGCGATTAAGAAATTGACAGGTAAAGATCCTCATAAAGGCGTTAACCCTGATGAAGTGGTTGCTCTTGGTGCAGCGGTACAAGCTGGTGTCTTAACGGGTGAAGTTAAGGATGTCGTTCTACTGGATGTAACGCCATTGTCTCTTGGTATTGAAACTGCTGGTGGTGTATTTACGAAGATGATCGAGCGTAACACTACGATCCCTACTAGTAAATCACAAATATTCTCCACATACGCTGATAATCAACCAAGCGTTGAGATTCATGTGTTGCAAGGTGAACGCCAAATGGCAGCAGGTAACAAAACACTTGGACGTTTCATGCTTGGAGATATTCCTCCAGCACAACGTGGTATTCCACAAATCGAAGTTACTTTTGATATCGATGCGAACGGGATTGTTAACGTATCTGCAACAGATAAAGGTACAAACAAGAGTCAAAAAATTACGATTACATCTTCAAGCGGCTTGAGTGATGAAGAAGTTGAACGCATGATGCAGGATGCTGAAGCACACGCCGATGAAGATCGTCAACGTAAAGAATTGATTGAAGCAAAGAATAATGCTGACCAACTGGTATACTCTACAGATAAAGTCATCAAAGACCTAGGCGACAAGGTAGACGAAGCTGAAGTTGAAAAAGCTAATGCAGCTAAAGAGAAAGTAACAGCTGCACTAGAAAGTGACAATCTTGAAGAAATCACCAAAGCGACAGAAGAACTAACAGAGATCGTACAACAATTATCTATGAAGCTGTATGAGCAAGCTGCTGCTGATGCTCAACAAGGTGAAGGTGCTGCTGAAGGCGATGCTGGAGCGGGCGCTAAAAAAGATAAAGTCGTTGATGCAGATTACGAAGTTGTTGACGAAGATAACAAACAAGGGTAA
- the dnaJ gene encoding molecular chaperone DnaJ, with amino-acid sequence MAEKRDYYEVLSVGRDASDEDIKKAYRKLARQYHPDVNKADDAEAKFKEVKEAYDVLSDGQKRAGYDQYGHVDPNQGGGGFSGDFGGGGMGDIFDMFFGGGGGRRDPNAPQRGNDLQYTMTIEFKEAVFGKESDITIPRTETCDTCHGSGAKAGTKPHTCSVCNGSGQQEVVQNTPFGRMVNRRACSNCSGTGQIIKDRCTTCSGQGKVKKQRKIHVKIPAGVDEGAQLRMTGEGESGLRGGPSGDLYIVIRVKAHEFFEREGDDIYCEIPLTFAQAALGDEIEIPTLSDKVKLKIPAGTQTGTFFRLKGRGVPRLRGIGQGDQHVKVVIVTPSNLSDEQKDLLRQIASLDGEKTHENEQSFFDRVKKAFRGD; translated from the coding sequence GTGGCTGAGAAGCGCGATTATTACGAGGTACTGAGCGTTGGTAGAGACGCTTCAGATGAAGATATCAAGAAAGCTTATCGCAAATTGGCTCGCCAATATCACCCAGATGTTAATAAAGCAGATGATGCTGAGGCCAAGTTCAAGGAAGTAAAAGAAGCTTATGATGTGTTGAGTGATGGTCAGAAGAGAGCAGGATATGACCAATATGGACACGTAGATCCGAATCAAGGTGGCGGTGGATTCTCTGGCGACTTTGGCGGAGGAGGCATGGGTGATATCTTTGATATGTTCTTCGGTGGCGGTGGCGGACGTCGTGATCCTAACGCACCGCAACGAGGGAACGATCTACAATATACGATGACTATTGAATTCAAGGAAGCTGTATTCGGTAAAGAAAGTGATATTACGATTCCGCGTACAGAAACTTGTGATACCTGTCATGGTTCTGGTGCTAAGGCAGGAACGAAGCCTCACACATGTTCTGTGTGTAATGGTAGTGGACAACAAGAAGTCGTGCAGAATACACCATTCGGTAGAATGGTGAATCGTCGTGCATGTTCCAATTGCAGTGGTACAGGTCAAATTATTAAAGATCGCTGTACAACTTGTTCAGGGCAAGGAAAAGTTAAGAAGCAGCGCAAAATTCATGTCAAAATTCCAGCTGGTGTGGATGAAGGCGCGCAATTGCGCATGACTGGTGAAGGTGAAAGTGGGCTTCGTGGAGGACCGTCAGGCGATCTGTATATCGTTATTCGTGTGAAAGCTCACGAATTCTTCGAGCGTGAAGGAGACGATATTTATTGTGAGATTCCATTAACCTTTGCTCAAGCTGCTCTCGGTGATGAGATTGAAATTCCAACCTTATCCGATAAGGTTAAGCTTAAAATTCCAGCGGGTACACAAACAGGAACGTTCTTCCGTCTGAAAGGAAGAGGAGTACCTCGTTTGCGGGGGATCGGACAAGGGGATCAGCATGTCAAAGTCGTGATCGTTACACCAAGTAATTTGAGCGATGAACAAAAGGATCTACTACGTCAGATTGCTTCGCTAGATGGTGAGAAGACCCATGAGAATGAACAATCTTTTTTTGATCGTGTAAAAAAAGCATTCCGTGGTGATTGA
- a CDS encoding YfhD family protein, giving the protein MTRKERKNHIMTKTEKTIELMSSKLEDVEFSALSADKDDVEALVRSEEADGRQLRRMESK; this is encoded by the coding sequence ATGACTCGAAAAGAACGTAAGAATCACATTATGACGAAGACAGAGAAGACAATAGAACTCATGTCCTCTAAACTAGAGGATGTAGAATTCTCAGCTCTATCGGCTGATAAAGATGACGTGGAGGCTCTAGTTCGTAGTGAAGAAGCGGATGGACGTCAGCTAAGAAGGATGGAATCTAAATAA
- the prmA gene encoding 50S ribosomal protein L11 methyltransferase produces the protein MLWHEFTIHTTEESIEMISNFLHEAGAGGVSIEESGTLNKVRDTKYGELYDKPLNDIPEGQADIKGYFYEETGIEEVVTSVKQRIEELSQYGIDTGEVRYEVRIVNEDEWANQWKQYFKPLRVTDKLTIKPTWEDYTPEPGEQLIHLDPGMAFGTGTHPTTSLCLRTLESVIQGGEEIIDVGTGSGILAIGAILLGAKHVLAVDLDPVAVDSARENTALNELTENITIKESDLLSVFTKQGQNLGVTLPVNIVVANILAEIILMLIDDVYQVLEPGGIFITSGIYSNKEEVVREALISSNFEVMSVNREEEWIAFVARKR, from the coding sequence ATGTTATGGCATGAATTTACGATACATACCACGGAGGAATCGATTGAGATGATTTCCAATTTCCTGCATGAAGCAGGAGCAGGTGGCGTATCTATTGAAGAGTCTGGAACACTAAATAAAGTTAGGGATACCAAATATGGTGAGCTGTATGACAAGCCACTAAACGACATTCCAGAAGGGCAAGCCGATATCAAAGGCTATTTCTATGAAGAGACAGGTATTGAAGAGGTTGTTACATCGGTGAAGCAACGGATTGAGGAACTTAGTCAGTATGGTATAGATACGGGCGAAGTTCGTTACGAAGTTAGAATCGTGAACGAAGATGAATGGGCCAACCAGTGGAAGCAATATTTCAAACCCCTACGTGTAACGGATAAACTTACAATTAAGCCTACTTGGGAAGACTATACGCCCGAACCTGGAGAGCAATTAATTCATCTAGATCCAGGGATGGCTTTTGGCACAGGAACGCATCCGACAACGTCGCTTTGTTTGCGTACATTAGAAAGTGTGATTCAAGGCGGAGAAGAGATCATAGACGTGGGTACAGGCTCTGGGATATTGGCTATAGGTGCGATCTTGCTAGGGGCCAAGCATGTATTGGCAGTTGATCTAGACCCTGTTGCTGTAGATAGTGCTAGAGAAAATACGGCTTTAAATGAGTTGACTGAGAACATAACGATTAAAGAAAGTGATCTACTCTCTGTGTTTACTAAGCAGGGACAGAACTTAGGAGTCACATTACCAGTAAATATCGTTGTAGCAAATATTTTGGCGGAGATTATTTTAATGCTTATTGATGATGTATACCAAGTGCTAGAGCCAGGAGGGATATTCATTACCTCTGGAATCTATAGCAATAAAGAAGAGGTAGTGCGAGAGGCACTTATTAGCTCTAATTTTGAAGTGATGTCTGTGAATCGCGAGGAAGAATGGATCGCCTTTGTGGCAAGAAAGAGGTAA
- a CDS encoding site-2 protease family protein codes for MDFLNQILIFPIDKMPFYLMAIIIAFTVHEFSHAYFANKFGDPTAKLLGRVTLNPTVHFDFFGIVLLLIAGFGWARPVPVNRDNFSKPRLMGIIVSAAGPISNFLLGVLGSLIYVSLVQFGVFDAITNAKLAEALYTFLQLFILMNFVLFLFNLIPLPPLDGYRILEDIVPPQARMTLKKFEQWSVFIFLLIVFIPQLRAYTISPLYRAAQGLYESFGHMFTMMLGH; via the coding sequence ATGGATTTTCTGAACCAAATACTTATATTTCCCATCGATAAAATGCCGTTTTATTTGATGGCTATCATCATTGCTTTTACAGTGCATGAGTTCTCTCACGCATACTTTGCGAATAAATTTGGTGATCCAACGGCTAAGTTATTGGGCCGTGTCACTTTGAACCCTACCGTGCACTTTGATTTCTTCGGTATCGTTCTATTACTAATTGCCGGATTTGGATGGGCGAGACCCGTTCCAGTGAATCGTGACAATTTCAGTAAGCCGCGTTTAATGGGGATCATTGTATCCGCTGCAGGACCTATAAGCAATTTCTTGTTAGGGGTACTGGGTTCTCTCATTTATGTATCGCTCGTTCAGTTTGGTGTATTTGATGCGATCACGAATGCGAAATTAGCAGAGGCCTTGTACACATTCTTACAACTATTTATTCTAATGAATTTTGTACTGTTTCTATTTAATTTGATTCCATTGCCTCCACTGGATGGATACCGTATTCTTGAAGATATCGTACCGCCACAGGCTAGAATGACGTTGAAGAAGTTCGAGCAGTGGTCCGTGTTTATCTTTTTGTTGATCGTGTTTATTCCCCAGCTTCGTGCCTATACGATTTCACCGCTATATAGAGCGGCACAAGGGTTATACGAAAGTTTCGGTCATATGTTCACGATGATGCTTGGTCATTGA